One genomic region from Brachionichthys hirsutus isolate HB-005 chromosome 24, CSIRO-AGI_Bhir_v1, whole genome shotgun sequence encodes:
- the abcb11b gene encoding bile salt export pump has translation MPTGTVKLQSIKKLGQENHSYEFSDEEPAGSYMTVVSSKGNEKGQGDAEKPAIRVGFFQLFRFASCKEVLMMAAGGACAVLHGSAQPLMLLVFGLLTDTFIEYDVELNELSDGSKECVNNTIQWKRNHTGWGGVNDSAWGAAGNRSCGILDIEYEMTMFAFYYAGIAAAVFLLGYFQISLWVSAAASQIQLIRKMYFSKVMRMEIGWFDCTSVGELNTRMSDDINKINDAIADQVAIFLQRFTTFVCGFCIGFVKGWKLTLVIVAASPLIGVGAGLMALFVAKLTGMELQAYAKAGAVADEVLASIRTVAAFGGEQKEVQRYDRNLVSAQRWGIRKGLIMGFFTGYMWLIIFLCYGLAFWYGSTLVIDTEEYSPGTLLQVFFGVLIAAMNLGQASPCLEAFAAGRGAATIIFETIESEPEIDCLSKAGYELDRVKGDIEFHNVTFYYPSRPKVKILDQLRVAVTSGETTAFVGPSGSGKSSAIQLIQRFYDPKEGMVTLDGHDIRGLNIQWLRSLIGIVEQEPTLFATSIAENIRYGRPGVSMEDIVAATKEANAYNFIMELPQKFDTLVGEGGGQMSGGQKQRIAIARALVRNPRILLLDMATSALDNESEAVVQEALDKVRMGRTTISIAHRLSTIKNADVIVGFERGRAVERGKHNDLLERKGVYFTLVTLQSQGDKALNEKARQMADTEAEPERLSRAGSYRASLRASIRQRSRSQISNLIPDSGVPLAGGLGTRAYVSPADKAKNAIPEEEEEEETVEPAPVARILKYNLPEWPYMLFGSLGAAVNGGVNPVYALLFSQILATFSITDSAVQKREIDSICLFFVMVGVVSFFTQMLQGYAFSKSGELLTRRLRRLGFHAMLGQEVGWFDDHRNSPGALTTRLATDASQVQGATGSQIGMIVNSLTNIGVAVFMSFYFSWKLTLLILCFLPFIALSGGFQAKMLTGFAKEDKVAMEAAGRISGEALNNIRTIAGLGKEKSFVDMYESQLDAPYQAALKKANVYGACYGFAQCIVFLTNSASYRFGGYLVRQEKLHFSLVFRVISAIVTSGTALGRASSYTPDYAKAKISAARFFQLLDRVPKISVYSDKGEKWDDFQGNIDFIDCKFTYPTRPDIQVLNGLNVSVKPGQTLAFVGSSGCGKSTSVQLLERFYDPDHGKVLIDGHESARVSVPFLRSKIGIVSQEPILFDCSIAENIKYGDNSRQISMDEVVAAAKKAQLHDFVASLPEKYDTSVGAQGSQLSRGQKQRIAIARAIIRDPKILLLDEATSALDTESEKTVQEALDRAREGRTCIVIAHRLSTVQNSDIIAVMSRGFVIEKGTHEQLMALKGAYYKLVTTGAPIS, from the exons ATGCCGACCGGAACGGTGAAACTGCAAAGCATTAAAAAACTGGGACAGGAAAACCACAGCTATGAGTTTTCTGATGAAG AGCCAGCTGGCTCCTATAT GACCGTGGTTTCTTCCAAGGGTAATGAGAA AGGTCAGGGAGACGCGGAGAAACCAGCCATCAGGGTCGGCTTCTTCCAGCTG TTCCGATTCGCCTCTTGCAAAGAGGTGCTGATGATGGCGGCGGGCGGCGCGTGCGCGGTGCTGCACGGCTCGGCCCAGCCGCTCATGCTGCTGGTGTTCGGCCTCCTCACCGACACGTTCATCGAGTACGACGTCGAGCTGAACGAGCTGAGCGACGGCAGCAAGGAGTGCGTCAACAACACGATCCAGTGGAAGAGGAACCACACGGGCTGGGGCGGCGTGAACGACTCGGCGTGGGGGGCGGCGGGAAACAGGTCGTGTGG GATTCTCGACATTGAATATGAAATGACCATGTTTGCCTTTTACTACGCCGGAATTGCCGCCGCCGTGTTCCTGCTGGGATATTTTCAG ATCTCCCTGTGGGTGTCGGCGGCTGCTAGCCAGATTCAGCTCATCAGGAAAATGTACTTCAGCAAAGTGATGAGGATGGAAATCGGATGGTTCGACTGCACCTCTGTGGGGGAGCTCAACACTCGCATGTCGGa CGATATCAACAAGATCAACGACGCCATTGCGGATCAAGTGGCGATCTTCCTGCAGCGCTTCACCACCTTCGTGTGCGGCTTTTGCATCGGCTTCGTGAAAGGATGGAAATTAACTCTGGTCATTGTGGCGGCGAGTCCGCTGATTGGCGTCGGAGCCGGTCTCATGGCTCTG TTTGTGGCTAAGCTAACGGGGATGGAGCTGCAGGCCTACGCTAAAGCCGGCGCCGTAGCCGACGAGGTCCTCGCATCCATCCGGACCGTGGCTGCCTTTGGTGGCGAGCAGAAAGAGGTACAAAG GTACGACAGGAACCTGGTTTCAGCCCAACGCTGGGGCATCAGGAAAGGTCTGATCATGGGGTTTTTCACCGGATACATGTGGCTGATTATCTTTCTGTGCTACGGTCTGGCTTTTTGGTACGGCTCCACTCTGGTGATTGACACAGAGGAGTATTCGCCGGGAACACTACTGCAG GTGTTCTTTGGTGTTCTGATAGCAGCCATGAACTTGGGGCAGGCCTCCCCATGCCTGGAGGCGTTTGCCGCCGGTCGCGGCGCTGCCACCATCATCTTTGAGACCATAGAAAGC GAGCCGGAGATCGATTGTCTCTCCAAGGCCGGGTACGAGCTCGACAGAGTGAAAGGAGATATCGAGTTTCACAACGTGACCTTCTACTACCCGTCCAGACCCAAAGTCAAG ATCCTGGACCAGCTCCGCGTGGCGGTGACGTCAGGGGAGACCACGGCCTTTGTTGGCCCGAGTGGTTCAGGGAAGAGCAGCGCCATACAACTCATCCAGCGCTTCTACGACCCCAAAGAGGGAATG GTCACCCTGGACGGACATGACATCAGAGGACTGAATATCCAATGGCTGCGCTCGCTGATTGGTATAGTGGAGCAGGAGCCCACGCTGTTCGCCACATCCATCGCTGAGAATATACGTTACGGCCGACCCGGCGTCTCCATGGAGGACATCGTCGCCGCTACCAAGGAGGCCAACGCCTACAACTTCATCATGGAGCTGCCGCAG aaaTTTGATACCTTGGTAGGCGAGGGTGGAGGTCAGATGAGCGGCGGACAAAAGCAGCGCATCGCCATTGCTCGAGCGCTGGTTAGGAATCCCCGCATCCTCCTGCTGGACATGGCGACCTCCGCCCTCGACAATGAGAGCGAGGCCGTAGTTCAAGAGGCTTTGGATAAA GTACGAATGGGTCGCACCACCATCTCCATAGCTCACCGGCTGTCGACCATAAAGAACGCCGACGTGATCGTCGGCTTCGAGCGCGGCCGGGCAGTGGAGAGGGGCAAACACAACGACCTGCTGGAGAGGAAGGGAGTCTACTTCACTCTTGTCACCCTGCAGAGCCAAGGGGACAAGGCTCTGAATGAGAAGGCTCGACAAA TGGCGGACACAGAAGCAGAGCCAGAGAGGCTATCCAGAGCAGGAAGCTACCGCGCCAGTCTGAG AGCCTCGATCCGCCAGCGATCCCGATCCCAAATATCCAACCTGATCCCAGACTCTGGTGTTCCCCTTGCCGGAGGGCTCGGCACCAGAGCCTACGTTTCACCGGCAGACAAAGCCAAG AATGCcatcccagaggaggaggaggaggaggaaactgtGGAGCCCGCTCCGGTCGCCCGGATCCTGAAGTACAACCTCCCGGAGTGGCCCTACATGCTGTTTGGGTCCCTAGGGGCCGCCGTGAACGGAGGGGTCAACCCGGTCTACGCTTTGCTCTTCAGTCAAATCTTGgcg ACGTTCTCAATAACAGATTCTGCGGTCCAGAAGAGGGAGATTGACAGCATTTGCCTGTTCTTCGTCATGGTCGGCGTGGTGTCGTTCTTcactcagatgctgcag GGTTACGCGTTCTCCAAATCCGGAGAACTTCTGACCCGCAGGTTGCGGCGGCTCGGGTTCCACGCCATGCTGGGTCAGGAGGTCGGCTGGTTTGACGACCACAGGAACAGCCCCGGGGCTCTGACCACACGCCTGGCGACCGACGCGTCGCAAGTTCAAGGC GCCACGGGCTCGCAGATCGGCATGATCGTCAACTCTCTGACCAACATCGGCGTGGCCGTCTTCATGTCCTTCTACTTCAGCTGGAAGCTCACGCTGCtcatcctctgcttcctcccGTTCATCGCTCTGTCGGGCGGCTTCCAGGCCAAGATGCTAACGGGGTTCGCCAAGGAGGACAAGGTGGCGATGGAAGCCGCTGGGCGG ATTTCCGGAGAGGCCCTAAACAACATCCGCACCATCGCCGGCCTGGGCAAGGAGAAGAGTTTTGTGGATATGTACGAGAGCCAGCTGGACGCGCCGTATCAAGCGGCGCTGAAGAAGGCCAACGTCTACGGAGCGTGCTACGGTTTCGCCCAGTGCATCGTCTTCCTGACCAACTCTGCGTCGTACAGGTTTGGGGGCTACCTGGTGCGACAGGAGAAGCTTCATTTCAGTTTGGTCTTCAG AGTGATCTCAGCCATCGTCACCAGCGGGACGGCGCTCGGCAGAGCCTCCTCGTACACGCCGGACTACGCCAAGGCCAAGATCTCAGCCGCTCGCTTCTTCCAGCTGCTGGACCGCGTGCCTAAGATCAGCGTGTACAGCGACAAGGGAGAGAAATGG GATGACTTTCAGGGGAACATCGACTTCATCGACTGTAAGTTCACCTACCCCACCAGGCCAGACATCCAGGTGCTGAACGGCCTGAACGTGTCGGTGAAGCCCGGCCAGACGCTGGCCTTCGTGGGCAGCAGCGGCTGTGGGAAGAGCACCAGCGTGCAGCTGTTGGAGCGGTTCTACGACCCGGACCACGGCAAAGTG CTGATCGATGGCCACGAGTCGGCTCGCGTCAGCGTGCCCTTCCTTCGCTCCAAGATTGGCATCGTGTCCCAGGAGCCCATCTTGTTCGACTGCAGCATCGCAGAGAACATCAAGTACGGCGACAACTCGAGGCAAATCAGCATGGACGAGGTCGTCGCCGCCGCCAAGAAAGCCCAGCTTCACGACTTTGTCGCGTCACTCCCTGAG AAATACGACACAAGCGTCGGTGCCCAGGGCTCCCAGCTGTCTCGCGGTCAGAAGCAGCGCATTGCCATCGCCAGGGCGATCATACGCGACCCTAAGATCCTCCTCCTGGACGAAGCCACCTCCGCCCTGGACACGGAGAGCGAGAAG ACGGTGCAAGAAGCCCTGGACAGAGCCAGGGAGGGGCGGACCTGCATCGTCATCGCCCACCGCCTGTCCACCGTTCAGAACTCCGACATCATCGCCGTCATGTCCAGGGGCTTCGTGATCGAGAAAGGAACGCACGAGCAGCTCATGGCGCTGAAGGGAGCCTACTACAAGCTGGTTACCACGGGAGCACCAATTAGCTAA